One segment of Candidatus Dadabacteria bacterium DNA contains the following:
- a CDS encoding gliding motility protein GldC: protein MSKDAEIKLKVVLGDDNVPEGLFWEASQSEEPGEKRCEAAFLSMWDAEKKESLVIDLWTKKMEVGEMNYHFYYTMMKMADTYERATSEKQISNRMREFAGEFAEMVLESFGGQKDS from the coding sequence ATGTCCAAAGACGCCGAAATCAAGCTTAAGGTAGTGTTAGGGGACGACAATGTTCCCGAGGGGCTTTTCTGGGAGGCTTCCCAATCTGAGGAACCGGGAGAGAAGCGCTGCGAGGCGGCTTTTCTCTCCATGTGGGATGCCGAGAAGAAGGAATCTCTTGTAATAGATCTTTGGACAAAGAAAATGGAAGTGGGGGAGATGAACTATCATTTTTACTATACGATGATGAAAATGGCCGACACATATGAAAGGGCTACCTCCGAGAAGCAGATATCGAACAGAATGAGAGAATTCGCGGGCGAGTTTGCCGAGATGGTCCTTGAGTCTTTCGGAGGTCAGAAAGATTCCTGA
- a CDS encoding DUF3341 domain-containing protein has translation MDQGVIGIYSYQDSVLEAIGKLKEAGYRNMRVFSPFPDHEIEAAVDLPESPVRFFTLFGGLLGATCGIGFTVLTSSSWPIAVSAKPIVSIIPYMVIVFELTVLFGALSTFLGLIVNSLIRQRTPVRLYDERFSDDKFGVAVICEKENIGAVEAILNSTGAEEIKFDEA, from the coding sequence ATGGATCAGGGCGTAATCGGAATTTACTCGTATCAGGATTCGGTTCTTGAAGCCATTGGCAAGCTCAAGGAAGCGGGTTACCGCAACATGAGGGTGTTCTCCCCGTTTCCGGACCATGAAATTGAGGCGGCGGTTGATCTGCCTGAGAGCCCCGTGCGGTTTTTTACCCTCTTCGGAGGTCTGCTGGGGGCGACCTGCGGAATCGGTTTTACGGTTCTTACTTCAAGCTCCTGGCCGATAGCGGTGAGCGCCAAGCCCATAGTTTCGATAATTCCCTACATGGTCATCGTTTTTGAGCTTACGGTGCTTTTCGGCGCGCTTTCAACCTTTTTGGGGCTGATAGTGAATTCCCTTATAAGACAGAGAACCCCGGTGAGGCTTTATGACGAGCGTTTTTCGGATGACAAGTTCGGGGTCGCCGTTATATGTGAGAAGGAAAATATAGGTGCGGTTGAAGCGATATTAAATTCTACGGGAGCTGAAGAAATCAAGTTTGATGAGGCATAA
- a CDS encoding TIGR03560 family F420-dependent LLM class oxidoreductase: MGRPEFGVMLRQQKIDFEDIKAAAQLCDSTGYDSVWFYDHVLGQGIIGIDIYEPWTLMSALSTVTENVKLGTMVLCNPFRYPPLLAKMASTLDVISNGRLEFAIGAGWFEEEFRAYGYPFPSTKERIEMLREAVTILKLMWADETASFVGKHYKVENAFCNPKPVQRPSIPVCIGGSGERFLLRAVAELADEWNCPATSAIEFDRKYSILRRHCEEIGREIEDITISQQTVCVLVEDRKDLPEKLEKAQRRYGFFGDIEKLGIVGTPEDCVGKINADLEKGISKYTIFFSDVMNPKTIELFAKEVIPEFR, from the coding sequence ATGGGCAGACCCGAATTCGGAGTAATGCTGAGACAGCAAAAAATAGATTTTGAAGACATAAAGGCTGCGGCGCAGTTATGCGACTCGACCGGATATGATTCCGTTTGGTTCTACGATCACGTTCTAGGTCAGGGAATAATCGGTATCGACATCTATGAACCCTGGACTCTAATGTCCGCACTCTCGACAGTAACGGAGAACGTTAAGCTCGGAACGATGGTGCTCTGCAACCCATTCAGGTACCCTCCCCTGCTCGCCAAGATGGCTTCAACGCTTGACGTGATAAGCAACGGACGCTTGGAATTCGCAATAGGAGCCGGGTGGTTTGAAGAGGAATTTCGCGCTTACGGATATCCCTTCCCCTCAACGAAAGAAAGGATAGAGATGCTGAGAGAAGCGGTCACGATACTCAAACTGATGTGGGCGGATGAAACCGCCTCTTTTGTCGGCAAACATTACAAAGTGGAAAACGCGTTTTGCAACCCCAAGCCCGTTCAGCGTCCCAGCATTCCAGTATGCATCGGAGGTTCCGGAGAAAGATTTCTCTTAAGAGCAGTGGCAGAACTCGCCGATGAATGGAACTGTCCCGCGACAAGCGCAATTGAATTCGACCGCAAGTACTCAATACTCCGCAGGCACTGCGAGGAAATCGGGAGAGAGATAGAAGATATAACGATATCTCAGCAGACCGTCTGCGTTCTGGTTGAGGACAGAAAAGATCTCCCCGAAAAACTCGAAAAGGCCCAGAGACGCTACGGGTTCTTCGGAGACATAGAAAAACTCGGGATCGTGGGAACTCCCGAAGACTGTGTAGGGAAGATCAACGCGGATCTGGAGAAGGGAATATCCAAATACACGATTTTCTTCTCTGACGTGATGAATCCCAAGACCATAGAGCTTTTCGCAAAGGAAGTAATACCCGAATTCAGATAA
- a CDS encoding energy transducer TonB — protein MNRNRKVPFPVFLLISTVLNFILIQFLFSEILPDPESLKDSLERTYIELIEIPVKETEPPDKPSRLADKSHRAEKETTIDDTTKLSRSAPQPTKKSTAQRKPAGAIQPGEQKKSTERFSPEKDRVAIIPEGEKDKPEKRKASPNQLPRSDPSASASQMVNPSIVDVPFDYNTEEQLLGTKDVEKEITVDLNTTEYKYISYFTKLKERIYQVWKYPKESQVRREQGNVRIVFTLRKDGYLENVRIIQPSGFENLDREVLRTIRVASPYNPFPESWEEERLKIPATFDYKLPTWVRRYYN, from the coding sequence ATGAACAGAAACAGAAAAGTCCCTTTTCCGGTTTTTCTTCTGATCTCAACCGTGCTGAATTTCATACTGATTCAGTTTCTTTTCTCAGAGATACTTCCAGACCCCGAAAGTCTTAAGGACTCGCTTGAGAGAACGTACATAGAACTTATCGAGATACCAGTTAAAGAGACTGAACCTCCCGACAAACCGTCAAGGCTCGCCGATAAGTCTCACAGGGCGGAAAAAGAAACTACGATAGATGACACGACAAAACTCTCAAGGTCCGCCCCGCAGCCGACAAAGAAAAGCACGGCGCAAAGAAAACCCGCGGGAGCGATTCAACCCGGAGAACAGAAAAAGAGCACGGAGAGGTTCTCTCCCGAAAAAGACCGGGTCGCCATCATACCCGAAGGGGAAAAAGACAAACCAGAAAAAAGAAAGGCCAGTCCCAATCAACTGCCCAGAAGCGACCCGAGCGCTTCCGCTTCCCAGATGGTAAATCCCAGCATAGTGGACGTTCCGTTCGACTACAATACAGAGGAGCAACTTCTTGGCACCAAAGACGTCGAGAAGGAAATCACCGTTGATCTAAACACGACGGAATACAAGTACATCTCCTATTTCACGAAACTGAAAGAGAGAATTTACCAAGTCTGGAAATACCCCAAGGAATCGCAGGTAAGAAGGGAGCAGGGAAACGTACGGATCGTTTTCACTCTCAGAAAAGACGGATATCTTGAAAACGTGAGGATAATCCAGCCCTCCGGTTTCGAGAATTTGGACAGGGAAGTGTTGCGCACAATAAGGGTGGCTTCCCCCTACAACCCCTTCCCCGAGAGCTGGGAGGAAGAAAGACTCAAAATACCCGCCACCTTCGATTACAAGCTTCCCACCTGGGTAAGAAGGTACTACAACTGA
- a CDS encoding hydrogenase, giving the protein MSQTQQTPLTYARITEDVVRMVDKPSAKWWALFLPTVALVGLGVTCFFYQVATGLGVAGYRHPVFWGVYITDFVFWVGIAHSGTLISAILYLFRARFRMSIYRIAEAMTVFAVLTAGLFPIIHLGRPWNFLWLIPYPNSRELWINFKSPLVWDVFAVGTYLTVSSVFFVVGMIPDIAAIRDKVKEVPRKIIYSILSFGWKGSNKEWLHYTRAYLYFAALATPLVLSVHSVVSWDFAMGNVPGWHTTIFPPYFVAGAIFSGLAMVITLTIPIRKIFHLEDYITLDNYDGMAKLIILTSCIVTYAYAAELFMAWYSGSPYEWGQFVYRMTGEYAFFYWTMVVCNCVVPIAFWWEKVRKNIKALFAISILINVGMWFERFNIIVISLSRDFEPGAWGIYKISFVEAGITIGSFAWFFMFFLLFVKTLPAVSIAEMKEILPVPKKGG; this is encoded by the coding sequence ATGAGCCAGACGCAGCAGACACCTTTAACTTACGCGAGAATAACTGAAGATGTAGTCAGGATGGTCGACAAGCCGTCTGCGAAATGGTGGGCGCTTTTTCTTCCCACGGTGGCGCTCGTGGGACTCGGCGTCACGTGCTTTTTCTATCAGGTGGCTACGGGACTTGGAGTTGCCGGCTATCGTCACCCGGTTTTCTGGGGAGTCTACATAACCGATTTTGTTTTCTGGGTTGGAATAGCGCACTCGGGAACCCTTATCTCGGCCATACTTTATCTGTTCCGCGCAAGGTTCAGGATGTCCATATACAGAATCGCCGAGGCCATGACGGTCTTCGCGGTTCTCACGGCGGGACTTTTCCCCATAATCCACCTCGGAAGACCATGGAACTTCCTGTGGCTCATACCATATCCGAATTCAAGGGAGCTGTGGATAAACTTCAAGTCCCCGCTTGTGTGGGACGTGTTCGCGGTGGGTACTTATCTTACGGTGAGTTCGGTGTTTTTCGTGGTCGGAATGATTCCCGATATAGCGGCGATAAGGGACAAGGTGAAGGAAGTTCCGAGAAAGATCATATACTCGATTCTCTCCTTCGGATGGAAGGGTTCAAACAAGGAGTGGCTTCACTACACGAGGGCGTATCTTTATTTCGCGGCTCTCGCCACGCCGCTTGTTCTCTCAGTTCACAGCGTCGTGTCCTGGGACTTCGCGATGGGTAACGTTCCCGGATGGCACACAACCATATTCCCCCCGTACTTCGTTGCGGGAGCCATTTTCTCGGGACTGGCGATGGTTATCACGCTTACCATCCCTATAAGGAAGATTTTCCACCTCGAGGACTACATAACGCTTGATAACTACGACGGCATGGCGAAGCTCATAATTCTGACCTCCTGCATAGTCACCTACGCGTACGCGGCGGAACTTTTCATGGCGTGGTACAGTGGAAGTCCTTATGAATGGGGACAGTTTGTGTACAGGATGACTGGAGAGTACGCGTTTTTCTACTGGACGATGGTGGTGTGCAACTGCGTTGTTCCGATAGCGTTTTGGTGGGAGAAGGTTAGAAAAAACATAAAGGCGCTTTTCGCCATTTCCATACTGATAAACGTAGGGATGTGGTTCGAGCGGTTCAATATCATCGTGATATCGCTTTCAAGAGATTTTGAGCCCGGCGCGTGGGGCATATACAAGATATCGTTTGTCGAGGCCGGCATAACGATCGGAAGTTTCGCGTGGTTCTTCATGTTCTTCTTACTGTTTGTGAAAACTCTTCCGGCAGTTTCCATAGCGGAGATGAAGGAGATACTTCCGGTGCCGAAGAAGGGAGGTTAG
- a CDS encoding phosphoribosylformylglycinamidine cyclo-ligase, with protein MSEEITYKSAGVDVEEGERFVRLIKPLVESTYGESKVSPLGGFAGAFPLDADAFREPLLVSATDGVGTKLKTAFSARRFDTIGIDLVAMSVNDVITYGAKPLFFLDYLATSKLDSEQAAEVVKGICEGCIQAGCVLIGGETAEMPGFYAEGEFDLAGFCVGVVEKDLYIDGAGVGPGDAVIGLASSGLHSNGYSLARKLLFDIGDYSIDSKPPSLSKTIGEELLTPTVIYSRTVLGLCGEFDVRALAHVTGGGIPGNLSRVIPDGLFAAIEGQNWPEPPVFDLIMKTGNITRDEMYSTFNCGVGMIAVLPREQAEEALSFARDLPETAYLVGEIKEADSPGPRVRIL; from the coding sequence GTGTCGGAAGAGATTACTTACAAAAGCGCCGGAGTTGACGTGGAGGAAGGCGAGAGGTTCGTGCGGCTTATAAAACCTCTGGTCGAGTCGACCTACGGCGAAAGCAAAGTAAGCCCGCTCGGGGGTTTTGCAGGTGCTTTTCCGCTTGATGCGGATGCTTTCCGCGAGCCCCTGCTTGTATCGGCCACAGACGGCGTCGGCACGAAGCTCAAAACGGCCTTTTCCGCACGCAGATTTGATACGATAGGCATAGATCTGGTTGCCATGAGCGTTAACGACGTGATTACGTACGGCGCGAAACCTCTGTTCTTCCTTGACTACTTGGCTACCTCGAAGCTCGATTCAGAGCAGGCGGCCGAGGTGGTAAAAGGTATCTGCGAGGGATGTATCCAAGCTGGATGCGTGCTTATCGGGGGCGAGACGGCTGAGATGCCTGGATTTTACGCCGAAGGGGAGTTTGATCTTGCGGGTTTCTGTGTCGGAGTGGTGGAAAAAGATCTTTATATTGACGGTGCCGGGGTAGGGCCGGGCGACGCGGTCATCGGTCTTGCTTCAAGCGGTCTTCATTCAAACGGCTACTCACTTGCGAGAAAATTGCTTTTCGATATCGGAGACTACTCGATTGATTCGAAACCCCCAAGCCTCTCAAAAACCATTGGAGAGGAACTTCTCACACCCACGGTCATATACTCAAGGACTGTTCTCGGACTCTGCGGAGAATTCGACGTAAGGGCTCTTGCCCACGTGACGGGCGGCGGGATTCCTGGAAACCTCTCAAGAGTCATTCCTGACGGACTTTTTGCAGCAATTGAAGGCCAAAACTGGCCTGAACCTCCTGTTTTTGACCTGATAATGAAAACCGGGAACATAACCCGCGACGAGATGTACTCGACGTTTAACTGCGGAGTAGGAATGATAGCGGTACTGCCGCGGGAGCAGGCTGAAGAAGCCTTGTCCTTCGCACGGGATCTACCGGAAACGGCTTATCTTGTCGGCGAGATAAAAGAAGCTGACTCCCCTGGTCCCAGAGTCCGCATTCTCTGA
- a CDS encoding DedA family protein produces MLKSLYDWVLGWADRKHGPFALSLVSFAEASFFPIPPDPLLMALCLGNPRKSYRFALYCSVFSILGAAAGYLIGYWVWELVGDFFTSHIITAETLAAVSNKYSENVFEAVLAAAFTPIPFKAFTVTAGVFKVDFLAFIAACAVGRTARFAIIAFLLSVFGEKVKLLIDKYFNIFTVIFFILLLVGVLLLKKLG; encoded by the coding sequence ATGCTTAAAAGCCTCTACGACTGGGTTCTGGGCTGGGCGGACAGAAAGCATGGTCCCTTTGCCCTTTCTCTGGTTTCCTTCGCGGAAGCGTCTTTTTTCCCCATACCCCCAGATCCACTTCTCATGGCTCTTTGTCTCGGAAATCCCAGAAAGTCATACCGCTTCGCTCTTTACTGCTCCGTTTTCTCCATACTGGGAGCGGCGGCCGGGTATCTCATAGGATACTGGGTATGGGAGCTTGTCGGGGACTTTTTCACATCGCACATCATAACTGCAGAGACGCTAGCTGCGGTAAGTAACAAATACTCGGAAAATGTATTTGAAGCCGTTCTGGCCGCAGCCTTCACCCCCATACCCTTTAAGGCGTTCACCGTGACGGCGGGAGTCTTCAAGGTCGACTTCCTCGCCTTCATAGCCGCCTGTGCCGTGGGAAGAACAGCCAGATTCGCAATAATCGCCTTCCTTCTTTCGGTTTTCGGAGAAAAAGTAAAATTGCTTATCGATAAATATTTCAACATATTTACGGTTATATTTTTCATACTGCTTCTGGTTGGGGTATTGCTTCTAAAGAAACTGGGCTGA
- a CDS encoding NAD-dependent isocitrate dehydrogenase produces the protein MSARKVVLIPGDGIGPEIAEATKDVIAASGAKIEWVIRGAGVSAIEKYREALPGVTLDAIREHKVALKGPCTTPIGEGFSSVNVELRKKLDLYAAVRPVRSIEGVKTRFSDVNIVIVRENTEGLYSGVENTVSPGVVMSMKVATERACERIARWGFEYARKRDRKKVTVFHKANIMKITDGLFISKAREVSEQYPDIGYEEYIIDAGCMRLVQDPGMFDTLLLENLYGDVMSDLCAGLVGGLGVVPGANIGDEYSVFEAVHGSAPDIAGLEIANPLALIMSAVMMLRYLADSEGREDMREAADKIKTAYNIALSNGDKTRDLGGNLKTADFARVLIQNILKI, from the coding sequence ATGAGCGCTAGAAAAGTCGTTTTAATCCCGGGAGACGGTATCGGTCCGGAAATCGCCGAAGCGACAAAGGACGTAATCGCCGCTTCCGGAGCCAAGATCGAATGGGTCATAAGAGGGGCCGGCGTATCGGCTATAGAAAAATACCGGGAAGCTCTGCCGGGAGTCACTCTGGACGCCATAAGGGAACATAAAGTCGCGCTCAAGGGCCCATGCACGACCCCGATAGGAGAGGGGTTCTCATCGGTAAACGTGGAACTGAGAAAAAAACTTGACCTGTACGCGGCCGTAAGGCCGGTACGAAGCATTGAGGGCGTGAAGACCAGATTCTCTGACGTTAACATAGTCATCGTGCGCGAGAACACCGAAGGTCTTTACAGCGGCGTTGAAAACACGGTTTCCCCTGGAGTCGTGATGAGCATGAAGGTCGCGACCGAGAGAGCGTGCGAGCGAATCGCCAGATGGGGTTTCGAATATGCGAGAAAAAGAGACAGAAAAAAGGTGACCGTGTTTCACAAGGCCAATATAATGAAGATCACAGACGGTCTCTTTATCAGCAAGGCAAGGGAGGTAAGCGAGCAGTACCCGGACATAGGGTATGAAGAGTACATCATAGATGCGGGGTGCATGAGACTGGTTCAGGATCCGGGCATGTTTGACACCCTGTTGCTTGAAAACCTCTACGGCGACGTGATGAGCGACCTCTGCGCCGGCCTTGTCGGAGGACTCGGCGTTGTTCCCGGTGCCAACATAGGAGATGAATACTCGGTCTTTGAAGCGGTACACGGGTCTGCACCGGATATAGCAGGACTCGAAATAGCAAATCCGCTCGCTCTAATAATGTCAGCGGTAATGATGCTCAGGTATCTGGCCGATTCAGAAGGAAGAGAGGACATGAGAGAAGCGGCCGACAAGATAAAGACGGCTTACAACATAGCCCTTTCAAACGGCGACAAGACCCGGGATCTGGGAGGCAACCTCAAGACGGCCGACTTTGCCAGGGTTCTTATACAGAATATACTGAAGATATAA
- a CDS encoding heavy-metal-associated domain-containing protein codes for MKISITAIFLMTLFFAFPSLAQHGEHEHNHEGQVVEPSAVSNDMGNAACEDTVNIKVSGLVCDFCARSLEKVFLKRGDVAGIKVDLGKGSVVVAMKPGLTVDDATLTKLITDSGYNVSAIQRGCEHG; via the coding sequence ATGAAAATATCAATCACAGCGATTTTTCTTATGACACTTTTTTTCGCGTTCCCAAGCCTTGCGCAACATGGAGAACACGAACATAACCATGAAGGTCAGGTGGTGGAGCCCTCTGCCGTTTCAAACGACATGGGAAACGCCGCCTGTGAAGACACCGTCAATATCAAGGTCAGCGGACTTGTATGCGATTTCTGCGCCCGTTCCCTGGAAAAAGTCTTCCTAAAACGCGGCGATGTTGCCGGGATCAAGGTTGATCTTGGCAAAGGCTCCGTAGTGGTTGCCATGAAACCCGGATTGACCGTTGACGATGCAACGCTTACGAAGCTTATCACGGACTCCGGGTACAACGTGAGTGCCATTCAGAGGGGGTGCGAACATGGATAA
- a CDS encoding cytochrome c: MRHKKFFRTVLGGVWDINFLGGLKVCTAVAFAVALSISSAHSLPWSWDMWSQDSIQPYEEPVLFPRNSISTDGKQTKLEDRGKVEQIKKGPVPGSGESVARGAKVYKEQCAVCHGPGGLGDGIIIKKGLGFYPVNLTTPTVAQRTDGYIYAYIRYGGKVMMPSYSENISEQDAWHVVNYLRKLQNPGSVKESQ; the protein is encoded by the coding sequence ATGAGGCATAAAAAGTTTTTTCGGACAGTTCTAGGGGGAGTTTGGGATATTAACTTCCTCGGGGGATTAAAAGTATGTACCGCCGTTGCTTTTGCGGTCGCGCTTTCCATTTCCTCTGCCCACTCGCTTCCGTGGTCGTGGGACATGTGGTCTCAGGACTCGATTCAGCCCTACGAAGAGCCCGTGCTTTTTCCGCGCAATTCGATTTCCACCGACGGGAAGCAAACAAAGCTTGAAGACAGGGGCAAGGTCGAGCAGATAAAAAAGGGACCGGTTCCCGGAAGCGGTGAGTCGGTAGCCAGGGGAGCGAAAGTTTACAAAGAGCAATGCGCCGTGTGTCACGGCCCCGGGGGATTGGGAGACGGAATCATAATAAAGAAAGGGCTCGGTTTTTACCCGGTTAACCTTACCACGCCGACCGTGGCGCAGAGAACCGACGGTTACATCTATGCCTATATACGTTACGGGGGCAAGGTGATGATGCCTTCTTACAGCGAGAACATATCGGAGCAGGACGCATGGCACGTGGTCAATTACTTGAGGAAGCTTCAGAACCCGGGCTCTGTCAAGGAGAGTCAGTAG
- a CDS encoding peptidylprolyl isomerase A, which translates to MKNAVVFALCFIFALIAFPGDGYSNSDSSKNKKTSAESSGKKERRKPMVLISTSLGDIKLELYEEEAPITVANFLSYVEEGFYDNTIFHRVINNFMVQGGGITADMKQKPTKAPIKNEAENGLKNERGTIAMARTADVNSATSQFFINHRDNPFLDHGVRDFGYAVFGKVAEGIEVVDKIAVVQTRPGDVPVETVSILSMKVVN; encoded by the coding sequence ATGAAAAACGCAGTTGTTTTCGCTCTATGCTTTATTTTCGCTTTGATTGCTTTTCCCGGAGATGGGTACTCTAATTCTGATTCTAGTAAGAACAAAAAAACGTCCGCTGAATCGAGCGGCAAGAAAGAAAGGAGAAAACCAATGGTTCTTATTTCGACTTCACTAGGTGACATAAAACTTGAGCTTTATGAAGAAGAGGCGCCGATTACCGTGGCGAATTTTCTTTCCTATGTGGAAGAGGGTTTTTACGACAACACCATATTTCACAGGGTGATAAATAATTTCATGGTACAGGGTGGCGGTATCACCGCGGACATGAAACAGAAGCCGACTAAAGCCCCGATAAAAAACGAGGCTGAAAACGGCCTTAAAAATGAACGCGGCACCATAGCAATGGCCAGGACCGCCGATGTTAATTCCGCTACGTCGCAGTTTTTTATAAATCACAGGGACAATCCTTTCCTTGATCATGGTGTCCGTGATTTCGGTTATGCGGTGTTTGGAAAAGTGGCTGAGGGAATCGAAGTTGTTGATAAAATAGCCGTTGTTCAGACCAGACCGGGAGATGTTCCCGTCGAGACGGTGTCTATTTTGTCCATGAAGGTCGTCAATTAA